In Cololabis saira isolate AMF1-May2022 chromosome 14, fColSai1.1, whole genome shotgun sequence, a single genomic region encodes these proteins:
- the ftr82 gene encoding finTRIM family, member 82 gives MADHTSPDYFSCSLCQSLLRDPVAIPCGHSFCMDCISGYWNEADYTGIYICPQCKITFTQRPVLRPNATLSMVAEKIKKSGLNVNLSTSQGNIYAGASDVPCDFCSGKKLKAVKSCLNCLASYCEKHLRPHYESATFKRHKLVDELGNLDRKICPQHQKSLELFCRTDQMCICAICTVSEHKGHDIVSAEAERSEKQKLLGVSQTEIKQKCQERVKELEELKTAVESLKNSAQRAMVDSQKMFEDMIRSIERMRSEVTKLIGINEKAAFNQAETLIERLEQEIDELKKKETGLKQLYSTEDHIHFLQNFNYLCTPTDDGFIPKVTVNPDFSFGAVRKAVAEIKERLEEFGREELLKISKTVNDVPIYTSETRTLDRRSRGKEVTVDSSPPPPEPKTRPDFVKYFCQLKLDPSTAYKELYISENNRKVIRTRDLQPYSETSERFDSFAQVLCREGLSGGRFYWEIEWSGEFSIGVAYKSISRKGKGSLCLLGYNDKSWSLLCSDTGYSAWHNRVDRAIHAPHSPRIGVYLDHSAGVLAFYSIGSSMTLLHRFHTTFAEPLYPGFGVGTSVKICHIK, from the exons ATGGCCGATCACACGTCTCCCGACTATTTCAGCTGCTCCCTGTGTCAGAGCCTTCTCAGGGACCCTGTGGCCATCCCCTGTGGCCACAGCTTCTGTATGGACTGCATCAGTGGCTACTGGAATGAGGCTGACTACACAGGGATTTACATTTGTCCCCAGTGTAAGATCACGTTCACCCAGAGGCCGGTGCTGCGACCCAATGCCACCCTGAGCATGGTGGCCGAGAAGATCAAGAAGAGCGGTCTGAACGTCAACCTGAGCACGTCCCAGGGAAACATCTACGCCGGGGCGAGTGACGTCCCGTGTGACTTCTGCAGCGGGAAGAAACTGAAGGCAGTGAAGTCCTGTCTGAACTGTCTGGCGTCCTACTGCGAGAAGCACTTGAGGCCACATTATGAATCGGCCACATTCAAAAGGCACAAGCTGGTGGATGAACTGGGGAACCTGGACAGGAAGATCTGCCCGCAGCATCAGAAATCCCTGGAGCTCTTCTGCCGGACAGACCAGATGTGTATCTGTGCCATCTGCACAGTGAGTGAACACAAGGGTCACGACATCGTGTCTGCTGAGGCAGAGAGAAGCGAGAAACAG AAACTCTTGGGAGTCTCCCAAactgagattaaacaaaaatgccAGGAAAGGgtgaaggagctggaggaaCTCAAGACTGCTGTGGAGTCCCTGAAG AACTCGGCCCAAAGAGCCATGGTGGACAGCCAGAAGATGTTTGAGGACATGATTCGCTCCATTGAGAGGATGAGGTCAGAGGTGACCAAGCTGATCGGCATCAACGAGAAGGCTGCCTTCAACCAGGCCGAGACTTTGATCGAGCGTCTAGAGCAAGAGATCGatgaactaaagaaaaaggagaCCGGCCTCAAGCAACTATACAGCACTGAAGACCACATCCACTTTTTGCAA AACTTTAACTACCTGTGCACGCCCACCGATGATGGTTTTATTCCCAAAGTGACAGTGAACCCAGACTTCTCCTTCGGGGCAGTCAGGAAAGCTGTGGCTGAGATCAAAGAACGCCTGGAAGAGTTTGGCAGGGAGGAGCTGCTGAAGATCTCCAAGACAG TGAACGACGTCCCCATTTACACCTCAGAGACTCGAACGCTCGACAGAAGGAGCAGAG GCAAAGAAGTGACGGTGGACAGCAGCCCTCCTCCCCCAGAGCCAAAGACCAGACCTGACTTTGTGAAAT ATTTCTGCCAGCTGAAACTGGACCCAAGCACAGCCTACAAGGAGCTGTACATCTCTGAAAACAACAGAAAGGTCATCCGCACCAGAGACCTGCAGCCCTACTCAGAGACCTCGGAGAGGTTCGACAGCTTCGCCCAGGTGCTGTGTCGAGAGGGCTTGTCCGGGGGCCGCTTCTACTGGGAGATCGAGTGGAGCGGGGAGTTCTCCATCGGCGTGGCCTACAAGAGCATCAGCCGAAAGGGCAAAGGCTCGCTGTGTCTGCTGGGCTACAACGACAAATCCTGGAGTCTCCTGTGCTCCGACACGGGTTACTCCGCGTGGCACAACCGAGTGGACAGAGCCATCCACGCCCCCCACTCCCCCCGGATAGGCGTGTACCTGGACCACTCTGCAGGCGTGCTGGCCTTCTACAGCATAGGCAGCAGCATGACACTCCTGCACAGGTTTCACACCACATTTGCTGAGCCTCTCTATCCAGGCTTTGGAGTTGGAACCTCTGTCAAGATCTGCCACATAAAGTGA
- the ftr83 gene encoding finTRIM family, member 83, whose amino-acid sequence MSSDPESCHLCKEYLRDPVSIPCGHIFCSICLRTYWDHADHTGSYLCPQCRVTYNKRPTPRRMTSSHQGTLQRSSESFPPPPPSPDYNYAGPQDVGCDICIGKKHKAVKTCLMCLASYCEKHLKPHYESATFKRHKLVDEIGHLDRQICPQHQKGLELFCRTDQMCICVLCTVKEHKGHDMVSAEQERADEQQRLGSTQAEIQEKIHDRLKQMEELKQAVDSLKNSAQRAMQECEKMFGDMMRAIERMQQEMVKLISSNKRAALSNAEGHMERLSHEIADLKRRDNEITQLSRTEDHIHFIQSYHMLIAQTDAEELPSVSVNPYFTFGPVTKAVSEMKQHLNEFSNDELVKVAKTINKMTFCELDESKKRRSIKNEEAAIYKSPPTQDPQYREDFLRHACPLTMDQNTAYRQLYLSRGNRKATLKRDPQSYGDSPARFDSLPQVLCKEPLSGGAYYWEVDWSGEGAAMGVTYKGIKRTGYGDNCRIGYNRKSWSLFCSDSSYSARHNKDQIEINAPYSSRIGVFLDHAGGTLSFYSVVGDTMSLIHRFNVAFSEAVYPGFWVWYESAVNIIQL is encoded by the exons ATGTCTTCTGACCCAGAGAGTTGCCACCTCTGTAAGGAATATCTCCGGGACCCTGTGTCCATCCCGTGCGGTCATATCTTCTGCTCCATCTGCCTGAGGACATACTGGGACCATGCTGACCACACGGGCTCGTACCTCTGCCCTCAGTGCAGGGTCACTTACAACAAGAGGCCCACTCCAAGACGCATGACAAGCTCCCACCAGGGTACCCTCCAACGCAGCTCGGAGTCCTtcccacctcctcctccgtcGCCCGACTACAACTACGCAGGACCCCAGGATGTGGGTTGTGACATCTGCATTGGCAAGAAGCACAAAGCCGTGAAGACCTGCCTGATGTGTCTGGCCTCCTACTGCGAGAAGCACCTGAAACCTCACTATGAGTCGGCCACTTTTAAAAGGCACAAGCTGGTGGATGAAATCGGCCACCTGGACAGGCAGATCTGCCCGCAGCATCAGAAGGGTCTGGAGCTGTTCTGCCGCACTGACCAGATGTGCATCTGTGTGCTGTGCACGGTGAAAGAACACAAGGGACACGACATGGTTTCTGCAGAGCAGGAGAGAGCTGACGAACAG CAACGGCTAGGCTCCACCCAGGCGGAGATCCAGGAGAAGATTCATGACCGTCTTAAGCAGATGGAGGAGCTGAAACAAGCAGTGGACTCGCTCAAG AACTCAGCCCAGAGAGCCATGCAGGAGTGCGAGAAGATGTTCGGTGACATGATGCGCGCCATTGAGAGGATGCAGCAAGAGATGGTGAAGCTGATATCCTCCAACAAGAGAGCAGCGCTCAGCAACGCTGAGGGCCACATGGAGCGCCTGAGCCACGAGATCgctgacctgaagaggagagacaATGAGATCACCCAGCTGTCCCGCACTGAAGACCACATCCACTTCATCCAG AGTTACCACATGCTGATAGCCCAGACAGATGCTGAGGAGCTGCCTTCAGTATCCGTCAACCCCTACTTCACTTTCGGCCCAGTAACCAAAGCCGTGTCCGAGATGAAGCAGCACCTGAACGAATTCAGCAATGATGAACTGGTGAAGGTTGCCAAGACGA TTAACAAAATGACCTTCTGTGAACTGGACGAATCCAAAAAGAGACGCTCCATCAAAA ATGAAGAAGCAGCCATCTACAAGTCTCCACCAACCCAGGATCCTCAGTACAGAGAAGACTTCCTGAGAC ATGCTTGCCCTCTCACTATGGACCAGAACACAGCCTACAGACAGCTCTACTTGTCCCGCGGGAACAGGAAAGCCACCCTGAAGAGAGACCCCCAGTCCTACGGGGACAGCCCTGCCAGGTTTGACTCCTTGCCTCAGGTCCTGTGTAAGGAGCCTCTATCCGGAGGCGCCTACTACTGGGAGGTGGACTGGAGCGGGGAGGGGGCTGCCATGGGCGTCACCTACAAGGGCATCAAGAGGACAGGCTACGGTGACAACTGCCGCATCGGCTACAACCGTAAGTCCTGGAGCCTGTTCTGCTCTGACTCCAGCTACTCAGCCCGCCACAACAAGGACCAGATCGAGATCAATGCGCCCTACTCCTCCCGCATCGGGGTTTTCCTGGACCACGCCGGGGGCACGCTCTCCTTCTACTCT